One window from the genome of Pelodictyon luteolum DSM 273 encodes:
- a CDS encoding Wzz/FepE/Etk N-terminal domain-containing protein — translation MHDAPLSTGNPQFQRPDPYDDEISLLDLAITLAKHKKLILGLPIAVAVIVAAVTLFMPVTYTATTTLLPRGEDKNIFVSLIESQPMGDSLVARFDLQKAYGVTSLRDARAVITEATSVKLEKDGSITLDVDDSNPERAAALANAYPGMLQKLTSQFILTPAAERRMLLEKQLPDAERTLEEAGSAMQEVQAGAKSGSMGGNVASLVKAASELKARIAMKEVELVVIGNIDAGTFQDGLPRQQLNALWEELAAVENNPAFISRVSSKEQAYIRAVGALKYAETRLDALRRQIELAKVAEQREAPRVQVLNRADVPLDPSKPQRSKIVLIAALAAGFLAVLWAFVVEALKNAAADSEQQSKLRQLRESLGWQ, via the coding sequence ATGCATGATGCTCCATTGTCCACTGGTAATCCCCAATTTCAGCGCCCCGATCCCTACGACGATGAAATCAGTCTCCTTGACCTCGCCATAACCCTCGCAAAGCACAAAAAGCTCATTCTCGGCCTGCCGATTGCCGTGGCCGTCATTGTCGCTGCGGTGACCCTGTTTATGCCGGTCACGTATACCGCTACAACTACATTGCTGCCACGGGGCGAGGACAAGAACATATTTGTTTCTCTCATCGAGAGCCAGCCGATGGGCGACAGTCTCGTTGCACGGTTTGATCTTCAGAAGGCTTACGGCGTTACGAGCCTGCGTGATGCAAGAGCGGTGATTACGGAGGCCACCAGTGTCAAGCTTGAAAAAGACGGGTCGATCACGCTGGATGTTGATGACAGCAACCCCGAAAGGGCTGCGGCTCTTGCCAACGCCTATCCCGGGATGCTTCAGAAGCTGACCAGCCAGTTCATCCTGACTCCTGCTGCAGAGCGGCGCATGCTTCTTGAAAAGCAGCTGCCCGATGCCGAAAGGACGCTGGAAGAAGCTGGTTCGGCCATGCAGGAGGTGCAGGCGGGTGCGAAATCAGGCTCGATGGGCGGGAACGTTGCCTCTCTCGTCAAAGCTGCGTCCGAGCTCAAGGCCCGCATTGCGATGAAAGAGGTTGAACTGGTGGTCATCGGCAATATCGATGCAGGCACCTTTCAGGACGGCCTTCCCCGCCAGCAGCTGAACGCCCTCTGGGAAGAGCTTGCCGCCGTCGAGAACAACCCGGCGTTCATCAGTCGGGTTTCAAGTAAAGAACAGGCATATATCCGCGCCGTCGGCGCCCTCAAATACGCTGAGACCCGGCTTGACGCCCTGCGTCGCCAGATCGAGCTCGCAAAAGTCGCTGAACAGCGTGAGGCACCGAGGGTGCAGGTGCTCAACAGGGCTGATGTGCCGCTGGACCCCTCAAAGCCCCAGCGCTCGAAGATTGTTCTCATCGCGGCCCTCGCAGCAGGGTTTCTCGCCGTGCTCTGGGCCTTTGTTGTTGAAGCATTGAAGAACGCCGCTGCTGACAGCGAGCAGCAGTCGAAGCTGAGGCAGCTCAGGGAGTCCCTCGGCTGGCAGTGA
- a CDS encoding MraY family glycosyltransferase: MHNVAEVADVFHASMIYPPIISAGVSGALVLSKSWHGKHSFDSHDGIQKFHDEPTPRIGGVALYLALFVAWMLLPDAAGRLLGQMLLASVPAFAAGLTEDFTKRVGVGERLLATMLSGLLAAMLTGYAITRSDIAALDRIVALMPVSLAVTAFAVGGVANAVNIIDGFNGLAGGVLMICFTALGLIALSTGDLVLVQLCFLLTLSVGGFMMLNFPFGKIFMGDGGAYFMGFMLAWVALMLPMRNPAVSPWASVVVCSYPLIETLFSILRRLINRTGPGAADSQHLHSLIKLKIIRRYFSRFPRRLRNAMVSPVSWVLTAMFAAPALWFSTKAAALQFILALSVAAFALLHALLYRMAAVEQE; the protein is encoded by the coding sequence ATGCATAATGTCGCAGAAGTCGCAGATGTCTTTCATGCCTCGATGATCTATCCACCCATCATCAGTGCCGGAGTATCGGGCGCACTGGTGCTGAGCAAGTCCTGGCATGGAAAGCACTCATTCGACTCTCATGACGGGATCCAGAAGTTCCATGACGAACCCACCCCGAGGATTGGAGGAGTAGCTCTCTATCTGGCACTTTTCGTCGCATGGATGCTGCTCCCCGATGCAGCAGGCCGTCTGCTCGGCCAGATGCTTCTTGCCTCTGTTCCGGCGTTCGCCGCAGGGCTGACGGAGGATTTTACCAAACGCGTGGGTGTCGGTGAGCGGCTTCTTGCAACCATGCTCAGCGGACTTCTCGCTGCAATGCTGACCGGGTATGCCATTACCCGCAGCGATATTGCCGCTCTTGACCGCATTGTTGCCCTCATGCCAGTCTCCCTTGCTGTTACGGCATTTGCGGTGGGTGGGGTAGCAAATGCCGTAAACATCATCGACGGCTTCAACGGGCTCGCTGGCGGTGTGCTGATGATCTGTTTTACGGCGCTCGGCCTCATAGCGCTGTCGACAGGAGATCTTGTGCTGGTGCAGCTCTGTTTTCTGTTGACCTTATCGGTTGGCGGATTCATGATGCTGAACTTCCCGTTCGGCAAGATCTTCATGGGGGACGGGGGAGCCTACTTCATGGGATTCATGCTGGCCTGGGTCGCCCTCATGCTTCCCATGCGCAACCCTGCTGTTTCCCCGTGGGCCTCTGTTGTGGTGTGCTCCTACCCTCTCATTGAAACCCTGTTCAGCATACTGCGCCGTCTTATCAACCGAACCGGACCCGGTGCTGCCGACTCGCAGCACCTGCACAGTCTTATCAAGCTTAAGATCATCCGGCGTTACTTTTCCCGCTTTCCAAGACGGCTGCGCAATGCGATGGTATCACCCGTCTCTTGGGTCCTCACGGCCATGTTTGCCGCTCCAGCCCTGTGGTTCAGCACCAAAGCGGCTGCACTCCAGTTCATTTTGGCTCTCAGTGTTGCCGCCTTTGCCCTCTTGCACGCCCTCCTGTATCGGATGGCTGCCGTCGAACAGGAGTAG
- a CDS encoding capsule assembly Wzi family protein: MNPIIAMPGIRTTLILFFLLFIAPLGGSAQQPDLIDRFDITAGTAVSSDDHPPFWMWANRDGIIPDDSGTTSFTRLQLGKEADDYKRFDWTYGLDVTARTAGDSDVLFTDAYVGFKFSDLHLTLGRKSEFFGLADSLLTVGPEAYSRNAPPIPKIALSTNGFVDVADWLGVNAYFAHGWLGSEQYLPDAYLHEKFLYLKLGSTVPDEGINFLAGIHHLAEWGGEGQPSGFKDFLRILVGKSGDESATESDQINALGNHLGSIEYALQFKGYSRDWYLYIQTLFEDGSGLRFWYPADYLAGLSLINKEPSDHFRRLNVEYIDTRSGGKTPTEPDNYFTNGTYGGWVHEGWGIGHPFIRFISLANNGYSPLNRITGANASLMLQYGEMLNPLLRVAWVRNSGSFSAPLEGEEQTYLVSLDVTNTMYLKDGWSFSQQLSLDTGSGSELNPGMLLRVTKSLL; the protein is encoded by the coding sequence TTGAATCCCATCATTGCTATGCCGGGTATCCGTACCACCCTTATTCTGTTCTTTCTGCTGTTTATTGCTCCTCTCGGGGGCAGTGCGCAGCAGCCGGACTTGATCGACCGTTTCGACATAACAGCCGGCACGGCGGTCTCCTCGGACGACCACCCTCCGTTCTGGATGTGGGCAAACCGTGACGGCATTATTCCCGACGACAGCGGCACTACATCGTTCACCCGCCTGCAGCTTGGAAAAGAAGCCGATGACTACAAGCGGTTCGACTGGACATACGGTCTTGATGTGACGGCAAGAACAGCGGGTGATTCCGATGTGCTGTTTACCGATGCGTATGTCGGCTTCAAGTTCAGCGATCTCCATCTGACACTCGGCCGCAAAAGCGAGTTCTTCGGCCTTGCCGACAGCCTCCTCACCGTCGGTCCGGAAGCCTACAGCCGCAACGCACCGCCCATACCGAAAATAGCTCTATCCACCAACGGGTTTGTCGATGTCGCCGACTGGCTCGGAGTCAATGCCTACTTCGCGCACGGATGGTTGGGCAGTGAGCAGTATCTGCCCGATGCGTACCTGCATGAGAAGTTTCTCTATCTCAAACTCGGAAGTACGGTGCCTGACGAGGGCATAAACTTTCTTGCCGGCATCCATCACCTTGCCGAATGGGGCGGAGAGGGTCAGCCGTCCGGGTTCAAGGATTTTCTCCGCATCCTTGTCGGAAAGAGCGGGGATGAGAGCGCAACGGAGAGCGATCAGATCAATGCGCTCGGCAACCATCTCGGCTCAATCGAATACGCCCTGCAGTTCAAGGGGTATTCCCGCGACTGGTACCTCTACATACAGACCCTGTTCGAAGACGGCAGCGGCCTGCGCTTCTGGTACCCTGCTGATTACCTCGCTGGTCTTTCCCTCATCAACAAGGAACCCTCGGACCACTTCCGGCGATTGAATGTCGAATACATCGATACCCGGAGCGGCGGCAAAACCCCTACTGAACCCGACAACTACTTTACCAACGGCACTTATGGGGGCTGGGTGCATGAGGGGTGGGGAATCGGCCACCCGTTCATCCGGTTTATCTCCCTTGCAAATAACGGCTACAGCCCGCTCAACCGCATTACGGGTGCCAACGCATCCCTGATGCTGCAGTATGGAGAGATGCTCAACCCGCTGCTGCGTGTGGCCTGGGTGCGCAACTCCGGCAGTTTCAGTGCGCCCCTTGAAGGTGAGGAGCAGACCTACCTTGTCTCGCTTGACGTTACCAACACGATGTACCTTAAAGACGGCTGGTCGTTCAGTCAGCAGCTGAGCCTCGATACAGGGAGCGGGAGTGAGCTGAATCCGGGTATGCTGCTGAGGGTAACGAAATCGCTGCTCTGA
- a CDS encoding Wzz/FepE/Etk N-terminal domain-containing protein, with the protein MAESILPAQSRQPAMQDGYEDEISLLDLAITLAKYKKLIIGAPFAVAVIVSIYTLFQPNIYTADTRILPPQQQSSASAMLSQLGALGGLGGSSLGIKNPNDTYVAMLESRPLQNNMIKRFKLQDVYKAETLADAREALGDATTVTTGKDGLITIAVDDQDPKRAAVLANGYTEELQKLTQVFAVTDASQRRIFFEKQLNLAKEGLADAEVSLKQLQQRTGVLQLDAQAGQLMGTGQAPDIALRYIRKVRDLKYAETLYEILAKQYEMAKLDESKESTVIQVLEKAVVPEDKSKPQRSKIVLIAALAAGFLAVLYAFVAEALQKAKEDKEQEAQLDALKANLRW; encoded by the coding sequence ATGGCAGAATCAATACTTCCAGCTCAGAGCAGGCAGCCAGCAATGCAGGACGGCTACGAAGACGAGATCAGTCTGCTTGATCTCGCCATCACCCTTGCCAAGTACAAGAAGCTCATCATCGGGGCTCCCTTTGCGGTCGCGGTAATCGTATCCATCTACACCCTCTTCCAGCCGAACATCTACACTGCCGATACCCGCATTCTTCCCCCGCAGCAGCAGTCGAGCGCATCGGCCATGCTCAGCCAGCTCGGTGCTCTCGGCGGGCTTGGCGGCAGTTCCCTCGGCATCAAGAACCCCAATGACACCTATGTGGCAATGCTTGAGAGCAGGCCCCTGCAGAACAACATGATCAAGCGCTTCAAGCTGCAGGATGTATACAAGGCAGAAACCCTTGCCGATGCACGAGAGGCGCTCGGTGATGCGACAACGGTGACAACGGGCAAGGATGGGCTCATCACCATTGCGGTCGATGACCAGGACCCGAAGCGGGCTGCAGTACTTGCCAACGGGTACACGGAAGAGCTCCAGAAGTTGACGCAGGTGTTTGCGGTCACTGACGCTTCACAGCGCCGCATCTTTTTCGAGAAGCAGCTCAATCTGGCAAAAGAGGGGCTGGCCGATGCTGAAGTCAGCCTGAAGCAGCTGCAGCAGAGAACCGGGGTCCTTCAGCTGGACGCGCAGGCCGGCCAGCTGATGGGAACCGGGCAGGCTCCCGACATCGCCCTCCGTTATATCCGCAAGGTCCGCGATCTCAAATATGCCGAGACTCTCTACGAAATCCTTGCCAAGCAGTATGAAATGGCCAAGCTCGATGAATCGAAAGAGAGCACTGTCATCCAGGTGCTCGAGAAAGCCGTTGTGCCAGAGGATAAGTCAAAACCGCAGCGGAGCAAGATTGTGCTGATTGCGGCACTGGCTGCAGGGTTCCTTGCGGTCCTGTATGCATTTGTTGCTGAAGCCCTCCAGAAGGCCAAAGAGGATAAGGAGCAGGAAGCCCAGCTCGATGCATTGAAAGCAAATCTCCGCTGGTAA
- a CDS encoding SLBB domain-containing protein yields the protein MRYRQFIVAAAALVVLPACVFAENAATSGSALSAAQTGSMMMPSVSSFVAPGGVQQAMPIPQSMRPAQSALVDDNPVVPDAQIAGPSLNITSSFQEYVSATTGSALPVFGRDLFTKVPSTYAPLNAVQVNADYVIGPGDVLQILGWGMIDVNISLAVNRDGTIYLPRVGQIHIAGVRYRDLDAHLRKAVGRVFTNFELSATVARTRSVQIYVTGHALRPGTYTLSAMSSLLNALFASGGPSVTGSMRNIKLKRSGSPLVSFDLYAILLHGNTSSDLSLRDGDVIYIPAIGPQVAVFGDVKQPAIFELKEKASVADLLMWSGGFESAADLTTVIVEKNVDHRYKTIKELKADWISVQNELAKLPLVPTDIIRIVAPSAVPIQAKIERAFVRVDGSVKQNGVFELQPSETLKSLMVRIGGISKDGYVYGAQLNRESVRREQQVKIDEAVDRYEKEIDISVKQRLKNATDQAETANIKGEYEASRNLVRKLRAVKSQGRIILDISSADAGIDALPDFPLQDGDRIYIPERPSTVDVIGAVYQQNTFIFKDERSVSNYLALAGGVSPTGDRGAVYRICADGTVKSRRHSGGSDVSPGDAIVVPEKLSRGKSLTQSLKDWTTILYQFGLGAAGLNALK from the coding sequence ATGAGATACCGTCAATTCATTGTTGCGGCTGCGGCGCTTGTTGTGCTGCCGGCTTGTGTGTTTGCTGAAAATGCGGCCACTTCAGGCAGTGCGTTAAGCGCCGCTCAAACTGGCTCCATGATGATGCCATCAGTTTCGTCATTTGTTGCTCCAGGTGGAGTTCAGCAGGCTATGCCCATACCCCAGAGCATGAGGCCTGCACAGAGTGCGTTAGTTGATGATAACCCGGTAGTACCCGATGCTCAGATTGCTGGGCCGTCACTCAATATTACCAGCAGTTTTCAGGAGTATGTTTCTGCGACAACCGGATCCGCTCTTCCTGTCTTCGGGCGAGATCTGTTTACAAAGGTTCCTTCTACTTATGCCCCCCTCAATGCGGTTCAGGTCAATGCCGATTATGTCATTGGCCCCGGTGATGTCCTGCAGATTCTCGGTTGGGGAATGATTGATGTCAATATTTCCTTGGCAGTCAACCGTGATGGAACCATCTATCTTCCGAGAGTCGGTCAAATCCATATCGCAGGTGTCCGGTATCGTGACCTTGACGCGCATCTTAGAAAAGCTGTCGGTCGGGTGTTCACCAACTTTGAACTCAGTGCCACGGTTGCACGTACCCGAAGCGTGCAGATTTATGTGACCGGTCATGCTCTTCGCCCAGGGACCTACACCCTCAGCGCAATGAGTTCCCTGCTCAACGCCTTGTTCGCTTCCGGCGGTCCATCGGTAACTGGCAGTATGCGCAATATCAAGTTGAAGCGTTCTGGCTCCCCGCTTGTATCATTTGACTTGTATGCCATTCTTCTGCATGGCAACACGTCCTCTGACCTCTCGCTTCGAGATGGCGATGTCATATACATTCCAGCAATAGGCCCGCAGGTTGCTGTGTTCGGTGATGTCAAGCAGCCGGCAATTTTTGAGCTGAAAGAAAAAGCCTCCGTGGCTGATCTTCTCATGTGGTCCGGTGGTTTTGAGTCGGCCGCTGACCTCACAACAGTCATCGTTGAAAAAAATGTAGACCATCGGTACAAAACCATCAAGGAGCTGAAGGCTGACTGGATATCAGTACAGAACGAGCTGGCGAAGCTTCCGCTTGTCCCGACCGACATTATCCGCATTGTGGCCCCTTCGGCCGTGCCGATCCAGGCTAAAATTGAACGCGCTTTTGTGCGGGTCGACGGATCTGTAAAGCAGAACGGTGTTTTTGAGCTACAGCCATCGGAGACACTGAAAAGCCTTATGGTTCGTATTGGTGGTATATCCAAAGATGGTTATGTCTATGGAGCCCAGCTGAATCGTGAAAGTGTGCGCAGGGAGCAGCAGGTCAAGATCGATGAAGCGGTTGATCGCTATGAGAAAGAGATTGATATCAGCGTTAAGCAACGCCTGAAAAACGCAACCGACCAGGCAGAAACGGCCAATATCAAAGGCGAGTACGAAGCCTCGCGCAATCTGGTCCGGAAACTCCGTGCTGTGAAATCACAGGGCAGGATAATTTTGGATATCTCGAGTGCTGATGCAGGCATCGATGCATTGCCCGACTTCCCCCTGCAGGATGGCGACAGGATTTATATTCCCGAAAGACCCTCAACGGTCGATGTCATCGGCGCCGTGTACCAGCAGAACACCTTCATCTTCAAAGATGAGCGGAGCGTGAGCAACTATCTGGCTCTTGCTGGTGGGGTCAGTCCTACCGGTGACCGGGGAGCAGTGTACCGCATCTGTGCGGATGGTACGGTAAAAAGCCGTCGCCACAGCGGAGGCTCGGATGTAAGCCCGGGTGACGCAATCGTTGTTCCCGAAAAGCTTTCGCGCGGCAAGAGCCTGACACAGTCGCTGAAAGACTGGACCACCATCCTCTACCAGTTCGGTCTTGGTGCCGCCGGCCTCAACGCACTGAAATAA
- a CDS encoding helix-turn-helix domain-containing protein, with the protein MLGKNIRHERVRQGFSQEDLAEKAGLHRTYIGMVERGERNITLLNYAKIADALNLAMHDLMKDLVYPPPPPKQTSKKNRVVGLLAGRCRFLFIEARPGSGLGVFSPRTLHV; encoded by the coding sequence ATGCTGGGAAAGAACATCCGGCATGAGCGTGTGAGGCAGGGGTTCTCGCAGGAGGATCTGGCTGAAAAGGCGGGATTGCACAGAACCTACATCGGCATGGTCGAGCGGGGTGAACGCAATATCACGCTCCTGAATTATGCCAAGATCGCAGATGCATTGAATCTGGCGATGCACGACTTGATGAAGGACCTTGTTTACCCCCCCCCCCCCCCGAAGCAAACATCCAAAAAGAATAGGGTTGTAGGGCTTCTGGCGGGTCGCTGCCGGTTTTTATTTATTGAAGCGCGGCCGGGATCGGGTTTGGGAGTTTTCTCTCCGAGAACTCTTCATGTGTAA
- a CDS encoding phosphatase PAP2 family protein produces MKKIHFRCLAALWLLLAGLSGRSGPAYAADGIETAGTALAAALPAAAGGLCLLHEDREGAVQLLESTALTLGVTYALKYAIDEDRPDGGTHSFPSGHTSVSFSAAEFMRSRYGWNYGLPAYALAGFVGCSRIEADRHHVHDVLAGAAVGVLSSMLFTTPRNGLRLSATADDGGCALHLTLIR; encoded by the coding sequence ATGAAGAAAATTCATTTCAGATGTCTTGCGGCCTTGTGGCTGCTGCTTGCCGGACTCAGCGGAAGATCAGGGCCGGCATATGCCGCCGACGGCATCGAAACGGCAGGGACCGCCCTGGCGGCTGCACTCCCTGCCGCTGCCGGGGGACTTTGCCTGCTGCATGAAGACAGAGAGGGCGCAGTGCAGCTGCTGGAATCGACCGCACTGACCCTTGGCGTTACCTACGCACTGAAATATGCCATTGATGAAGACCGCCCGGACGGAGGGACGCACTCATTCCCGTCGGGACACACCTCGGTATCTTTTTCAGCCGCCGAGTTCATGCGTTCCCGGTACGGATGGAACTACGGCCTTCCTGCATACGCCCTCGCCGGGTTCGTTGGGTGCAGCCGGATAGAGGCTGACCGTCACCATGTGCACGATGTGCTCGCAGGAGCCGCGGTCGGCGTCCTCAGCAGCATGCTCTTCACAACGCCCCGAAACGGGCTCCGGCTGTCAGCAACCGCCGACGATGGAGGTTGCGCCCTGCACCTCACCCTGATCCGGTAA
- a CDS encoding GAF domain-containing protein, with the protein MSVDSSDSITRLLGLRVRRWRMALGYSQEKLAECAGLHRTYIGTVERGEQNITVANAEKIANALHVTLSDILGTQQLREFYELFPGSFSIMNPEGKVIAWNPFMRDVIAGVPEEAMYGIDGMATVHPDDRAFAIEQFSAILSSGNEITGEARVLLNGGPEYVWRSISGRRIEVDGEACVLALGIDITEHKRLDAVRTYTDQLFSMDESVSVDVLLQTALNAAEEITESSTGFCHFIGDERIGDQPAQIWSSNAARMLEHAGIVSARRDHLNSSDVWKDIIESKQAVIHNDGASIRKIRGIPSDAPSHISRELLIPLKKSGQVAAIFGVANKPFNYTDDDVAIVTRIASLMWNVVSRRIAEETVRRIKSSVEPKAAIRSGHSSRPHTRHGS; encoded by the coding sequence ATGTCCGTGGATTCCTCCGACAGCATCACCCGCCTTCTTGGTCTTCGCGTACGACGTTGGCGCATGGCCTTGGGCTATTCTCAAGAAAAACTGGCTGAATGCGCCGGCCTGCACCGAACCTACATCGGAACCGTTGAACGCGGAGAGCAGAACATTACGGTAGCCAATGCCGAGAAAATCGCAAACGCTTTACACGTAACGCTTTCAGACATTCTGGGAACCCAGCAGTTACGAGAGTTCTACGAGCTGTTTCCAGGCAGCTTCTCCATCATGAACCCAGAGGGCAAAGTGATTGCCTGGAACCCGTTCATGCGCGATGTCATTGCCGGAGTGCCGGAGGAAGCAATGTACGGCATCGATGGGATGGCAACCGTTCACCCCGATGACCGGGCCTTTGCCATTGAGCAGTTTTCAGCCATTCTCAGCTCAGGCAATGAAATAACCGGTGAAGCCCGGGTGCTGCTGAACGGTGGACCCGAGTATGTCTGGCGTTCGATTTCAGGGCGACGAATCGAGGTGGATGGGGAAGCATGCGTCCTTGCGTTAGGAATAGATATTACCGAACACAAGCGGCTTGATGCCGTGAGAACCTATACTGACCAGCTCTTCAGCATGGATGAGTCTGTCAGCGTGGATGTACTGCTGCAGACTGCGCTTAATGCCGCTGAAGAGATTACGGAAAGCTCTACGGGGTTTTGCCATTTCATAGGGGACGAACGCATTGGGGACCAGCCGGCTCAGATCTGGTCAAGCAACGCGGCCAGGATGCTCGAGCATGCGGGAATCGTGAGCGCGCGACGCGACCACCTGAACTCGTCGGACGTATGGAAAGATATCATAGAGTCGAAGCAGGCTGTAATCCATAATGATGGCGCATCCATCAGAAAAATACGGGGCATACCCTCTGATGCCCCAAGCCATATCTCCAGAGAACTGCTCATACCGCTCAAGAAATCCGGTCAGGTCGCAGCCATTTTCGGCGTTGCAAACAAGCCCTTCAACTACACGGATGATGACGTGGCCATCGTGACACGGATTGCCTCCCTGATGTGGAATGTCGTTTCCCGCCGGATAGCAGAAGAAACTGTCCGGAGGATCAAGAGCTCCGTGGAGCCCAAAGCAGCAATCCGTTCGGGACACAGCTCAAGACCGCATACACGGCACGGCAGCTGA
- a CDS encoding UPF0149 family protein, whose translation MVVYEVRVSLLGAEPAVWRRIRIPDDAHLGLVHMVIQMVMGWENMHLHEFEGGEESERVRYGPIDGDEDSPDVLDEREYLLSDLLREPGDRCLYCYDLGDDWQHEVVLEKVSEIGEDDDPLWCLGGSGACPPEDCGGVPGYLMLLESFKDVLDEEEHKAAVQLLGEGFQPEAFDCSVFNDQVKNRFSGSRMRAVAEVEPGEEFLMELQEFLSSDALPEGAMSMLALDGLFSALAVHPVTIMPSRWLPLVWDMEAPGRQPDFASKAEMEKGMGLIYAYFNAVVRQLTNDPDNYLPLCENLQFEPGEERLQAAVDWSAGFLLGTMIDEDVWTRTYGDEEGRRVMTPFALLSGVFDEESGVDENEMLAMKEDLIDELGGCVLDLQEYWQPWREAYLAEQGLNRTVRGSRQPGRNDPCPCGSGKKYKKCCGGGDGG comes from the coding sequence ATGGTGGTTTATGAGGTTCGTGTATCGCTGCTCGGTGCAGAGCCCGCGGTGTGGCGGCGGATCAGGATTCCCGATGACGCTCATCTGGGTCTTGTCCATATGGTGATTCAGATGGTGATGGGGTGGGAGAACATGCATCTGCATGAGTTTGAGGGCGGCGAAGAGAGCGAGAGGGTGCGGTATGGTCCGATTGACGGTGATGAGGACAGTCCGGATGTGCTTGATGAGCGGGAGTATCTCCTGTCGGATCTGCTCCGCGAACCGGGTGACCGGTGTCTGTACTGTTATGATTTAGGTGATGACTGGCAGCATGAGGTTGTGCTTGAAAAGGTATCGGAAATCGGGGAGGATGATGATCCGCTCTGGTGCCTTGGTGGCAGCGGAGCGTGCCCGCCGGAGGATTGCGGAGGGGTGCCAGGGTATCTTATGCTGCTTGAAAGCTTTAAGGATGTTTTGGATGAAGAGGAGCATAAAGCGGCAGTGCAGCTGCTTGGCGAGGGGTTTCAGCCTGAGGCGTTTGACTGCAGTGTATTCAATGATCAGGTGAAGAACAGGTTTTCGGGCTCCCGTATGAGAGCCGTTGCTGAGGTTGAGCCGGGAGAGGAGTTTTTGATGGAACTTCAGGAGTTTCTTTCTTCGGATGCGCTTCCTGAAGGGGCGATGTCGATGCTTGCGCTTGACGGGCTGTTTTCGGCGCTTGCCGTTCATCCGGTAACCATCATGCCGAGCAGGTGGCTGCCGCTGGTGTGGGATATGGAGGCTCCGGGCCGGCAGCCGGATTTTGCTTCGAAGGCGGAGATGGAAAAGGGGATGGGGCTGATCTACGCATACTTCAACGCAGTGGTGCGTCAGCTCACCAATGATCCTGACAATTACCTGCCGTTATGTGAGAATCTGCAGTTTGAACCGGGTGAAGAGCGGCTGCAGGCGGCAGTGGACTGGTCGGCCGGGTTTCTGCTGGGCACAATGATTGATGAGGATGTGTGGACGCGGACCTATGGCGATGAGGAGGGACGGCGGGTGATGACGCCTTTTGCCCTGCTGTCGGGGGTGTTTGACGAGGAGTCCGGGGTTGATGAAAATGAGATGCTTGCCATGAAAGAGGATCTGATTGACGAGTTGGGCGGGTGTGTGCTGGACCTGCAGGAGTACTGGCAGCCGTGGCGTGAGGCATATCTTGCTGAGCAGGGCTTGAATCGGACGGTACGGGGCAGCCGGCAGCCGGGTCGGAACGACCCCTGCCCCTGCGGGAGCGGGAAGAAGTACAAGAAGTGCTGTGGCGGGGGAGACGGTGGCTGA